A genomic stretch from Neomonachus schauinslandi chromosome 16, ASM220157v2, whole genome shotgun sequence includes:
- the TPPP3 gene encoding tubulin polymerization-promoting protein family member 3 — protein MATSTDVAGLEESFRKFAIHGDPKASGQEMNGKNWAKLCKDCKVADGKAVTGTDVDIVFSKVKGKSARVINYEEFKKALEELAMKRFKGRSKEEAFDAICHLVAGKEPANVGVTKAKTGGAVERLTDTSKYTGSHKERFDESGKGKGIAGRQDILDDSGYVSAYKNAGTYDAKVKK, from the exons ATGGCAACGAGCACAGATGTGGCTGGGCTGGAGGAAAGCTTCCGCAAATTTGCCATCCATGGTGACCCCAAGGCCAGTGGGCAAGAGATGAATGGCAAGAACTGGGCCAAGCTGTGCAAGGACTGCAAGGTGGCTGACGGAAAGGCCGTGACAGGGACGGATGTCGACATCGTCTTCTCCAAAGTCAA GGGAAAGTCTGCTCGGGTTATCAACTATGAGGAGTTCAAGAAGGCCCTAGAAGAGCTGGCAATGAAGCGATTCAAAGGGAGGAGTAAGGAGGAAGCCTTTGATGCTATCTGCCATCTGGTGGCAGGCAAGGAACCAGCCAATGTGGGCGTCACC AAAGCAAAGACCGGAGGTGCTGTGGAACGGCTGACCGACACCAGCAAGTACACAGGCTCCCACAAGGAGCGCTTCGATGAGAGCGGCAAGGGCAAGGGCATTGCTGGGCGTCAGGACATCCTGGATGACAGCGGCTATGTGAGTGCCTACAAGAATGCAGGCACCTATGATGCTAAGGTGAAGAAGTGA